Proteins encoded by one window of Haliotis asinina isolate JCU_RB_2024 chromosome 6, JCU_Hal_asi_v2, whole genome shotgun sequence:
- the LOC137287891 gene encoding uncharacterized protein, whose translation MTSQGCYNPAESTGVISLFGHQTAMWFIRSQRWSLCGLFGCFALPTMWILHGIYIADNKPVAVPVHQKLQLTLNLSRDVKRRDVIVKHYIQNLQTQLEDKINKRVLVIRNQDEHEKILRKRREHLTQYCEKQPDAQMPLNAKIVRKHHWFLDTPRVMYCPVAKSGSTFWRRAFEVIRRKDPKVVSPFQLSYMDFKAYKARIPLNMTEPAHATDMSELLETTFKFIFARDPYKRVFSTYIDKVMSPNRYMWGLGRKAIKMFRSSYKNGTEICGSDVTFDEYIKYINTLNSKSYDVHLRPVAYVCDPCAVDYDVIGKLDTFQDDTEYILKRTGSYDKDIKFKDMSTEYKVDYIVDSVVRTFALKNGWSRCISVHAGYQRLWRQLQIQGKIEKIDVYPLTPEQSNNITVTEYLNMALDAFKRSGPAAKSNKREALLQAYSMVTLKDMENLREKYIADFEMFDFDQRPEELFRAHKNAKFEFDYFNVMRLK comes from the exons ATGACGTCACAGGGATGTTATAACCCGGCCGAGTCAACAGGCGTTATATCGCTGTTTGGTCACCAGACAGCCATGTGGTTCATTCGGAGTCAGCGGTGGAGTCTCTGTGGTCTGTTTGGATGTTTTGCTTTGCCAACAATGTGGATTCTTCATGGAATTT ATATTGCGGACAACAAACCCGTAGCTGTGCCGGTACATCAGAAACTGCAGTTGACCCTTAACCTTTCCAGGGATGTCAAAAGGAGAGACGTCATAGTGAAACATTATATTCAGAATCTTCAAACCCAGCTTGAAGACAAGATAAATAAACGAGTACTTGTCATAAGAAATCAG GATGAACATGAGAAGATCTTAAGAAAAAGGAGAGAACATTTGACGCAGTATTGTGAGAAGCAGCCAGATGCCCAGATGCCGCTCAATGCAAAGATAGTTCGAAAGCACCACTGGTTTCTGGACACGCCTCGCGTGATGTATTGTCCTGTTGCAAAATCAGGTTCAACATTCTGGAGGAGAGCTTTTGAAGTGATCAGGCGGAAAGACCCAAAGGTTGTCTCCCCTTTCCAGTTGTCCTACATGGATTTCAAAGCATACAAAGCAAGGATTCCACTCAACATGACGGAACCGGCTCATGCgacagacatgtctgaactCCTAGAAACCACCTTTAAATTCATCTTTGCTCGGGACCCATACAAGAGGGTATTTTCAACATACATCGATAAGGTTATGTCACCAAACAGGTACATGTGGGGTCTTGGTAGGAAAGCGATTAAAATGTTCAGATCATCCTATAAAAATGGTACAGAGATTTGTGGATCTGATGTGACTTTTGATGAGTAcatcaaatatataaatactctCAACTCTAAAAGTTATGACGTGCATCTTCGACCGGTTGCATATGTCTGTGACCCTTGCGCAGTGGACTATGACGTCATTGGTAAACTTGACACCTTCCAAGATGATACCGAATACATATTGAAAAGAACCGGTTCTTATGACAAGGATATCAAATTCAAAGATATGAGCACTGAGTATAAGGTAGATTACATAGTAGACTCTGTCGTGCGGACATTTGCTTTAAAGAATGGGTGGAGTCGGTGCATTAGTGTCCATGCTGGCTATCAGAGACTATGGCGCCAGTTACAAATACAGGGGAAAATAGAAAAAATAGACGTGTACCCACTCACCCCCGAGCAGAGTAATAACATCACCGTCACCGAATATCTCAATATGGCGCTGGATGCATTCAAGAGGTCCGGACCGGCGGCAAAAAGTAACAAGCGAGAGGCGTTGTTGCAAGCCTATTCGATGGTGACACTTAAAGACATGGAGAACCTTCGCGAGAAGTATATTGCTGATTTCGAAATGTTTGACTTTGATCAGCGACCCGAGGAATTATTTAGGGCACATAAAAATGCCAAGTTTGAATTCGACTACTTCAACGTCATGAGGTTGAAATGA